TAGGAAGGCTTCGCCGCTGTCGCTTAACCTCAGCTTATCCTAATACCCGGATGTAAAATTTTAATGCGACATATATAGTTTGATCAAGGTGCAATTTTGTAATATAATGTTGTCACATTAATCTAGAATCTAGAATCTATAATCTACAATTTAGTTTCTATAATTATGGGGGAATTCTAATAATGAAAATATTGTTGCCTTTTGGAGTACCTAACAGGTATAAAATATATTTTGCCATACCAGCAGCACTGTTAATGTTAATTTCTAGCATACTATATGCTTGTTCAATGATCCTGCCTGTCTCATCGGCTGCACACGAGCCGATTATTATAAATATTGAATCCGGCATGTCAACTCAAGACATTGGACAATTATTATATAAACAGAGACTGATCCGAAGTGTATTTGTATTTCGGATTGCCGCAAAATTGGAGAAACTTGAAAATTCTCTTCAAGCTGGCGAGTATGAACTGAGTCCGAATATGTCGATTAATAAAATTGTTTCAACGTTAGCCGCAGGCCAGAACGCCTATCAAGAGGTTACTATTCCGGAAGGATATACCGTAGATCAGATCGCCGCCTTACTGAATGAAAAAAATTTGGTTAAAGCGGACCAATTTAAGTCGTTAGCCAAAACTTTTGCACCGTACCAGTATATGACAGCTAATCCTTTAATCCAGTATCAAGCAGAAGGGTTTATCTTTCCTGATACTTACCAGATTGCCAAAGGTATGACGGAAGAACAAATTCTAGCAATGATGGTAAAACAATTCGATACTAAATTTACCGCTGCTATGCGG
This window of the Methylomusa anaerophila genome carries:
- the mltG gene encoding endolytic transglycosylase MltG, whose translation is MLISSILYACSMILPVSSAAHEPIIINIESGMSTQDIGQLLYKQRLIRSVFVFRIAAKLEKLENSLQAGEYELSPNMSINKIVSTLAAGQNAYQEVTIPEGYTVDQIAALLNEKNLVKADQFKSLAKTFAPYQYMTANPLIQYQAEGFIFPDTYQIAKGMTEEQILAMMVKQFDTKFTAAMREKAEERGMTIREVVILASLVEKEAKLEQEGPIIAGVFANRVKQGMPLQSCATIQYILGYPKPELTIEDTQIPSPYNTYQNMGLPPGPIANPGMTAIRAVLNANGTEYLYFVADKNGKHHFSKTYEEHLAAIEQVQM